The stretch of DNA TTACAGAACAAAGGgtatcatgaagaccaaagaacatAGCAGACAAGCCATTGGGTAAGTTTAAAGATGCCCCATCTTAGGTGGGAAAACTTCCTGATAGGACAACTATTAGTCTAGCCTAGTAAAATCCATCCCCTTCTCCTATGCTATTTGCTTCATCCCAAGAATCTGGGCTCTAAGCTACTGAGAAACGATTACTTCCTGGAGGAGTggactgtgttgaagttttacattttattcagttGCTAATGGTTGCCTGTGATGTATGTAATGTGCCAGTTCAATGCGCATTACATATGTCACAAGCTTACTGAAAGTTGCTTgagctgtaaacaaccatcctccactgtgaaGAAAGATGCGCCAATCCAAATGAGGCGGCTTTGTTtacttcctccactgccattgGTAAAACTACAAGCAGACTAACTCAAAAACAGTGCAGAAATGTCATTATTCACAAATGCTTCTTTTTGCAGATTGTCCTAGTACAGGGGtacccaaagtcggtcctcgagggccggtatcctgcatgttttagttctctccctggtttaacgcacctggatcaaatgatggctccttagaaggcctaagaagaacattgacaagctgaaaaggttgttactaccaccacgGAAAGAACTAAAACGTTCAGTAGTTGAAAGTCTTCTGACAAATGGGAGCAAGTCCAGATGGTGTCAGCTTTCTTAAGTCAGAACAAAAGCGAAGTTGAGTTGAGTCTTTCTTAGGAACAAGCATAATGGGATTTGACCACTCGCTTCTTGATGGCTCTATCACTCCCATTTCCAGCATCTTCTGGACCTCCCTTCTCAGTGGTTCCATCATTCATTCTGGAATTCCGTAAGGCTTAAGATGAACAGGTATTGTAtctttcaaagttattttgtgtgttATGACATCAGTTCTCCCAGGAACATCTGTAAGCAGACATGGAAAAGATTGTTTAATCTCACCCAACTGTTGCCACTGATCATGTGTCAGATGCTTTGGAGCCTCTTCAGATTTGGCCAATTCTCTGCATGGACTCATTTCAGCTTATCCATCCTTCAACATTGCACTGTCTTAAAGCTGAACATCTTGTACCATCAGGATCTGCTTCACATCCATTTCTGGAACATTTCTTTCATGATACTCATTTAACAGATTTACATAGAGCAGTtgctttgacttttgtttttctggacagaAAATTTCATAAGTCACTGGATCTGCTCTTCTAACCACAGTGTAGGGTCCTTGCCATTTAGCTAGCAACTTACTCGGTCCACTGGGCAAAAGTACTAAAGCTTTCGGGTCATTCTTCAGCTCTCTTTCACCGGCATGTCTGTCATACCATACCTTTTGCTTGTGTTGTGCCTTCTGCATATAGTCTTTAACTTGTTCGCTGTACTTTTCCAGTTTGTCTCTCATTTGCAGTATGTAGGAAATGATGTTTGTTGTTGGTGAAGCCACTTCACTGGATCCAGATGCCGCTCCAGCCACCCAATTCTCTAACCTGTCTCCCACAAAGCAactcaaaaggagaaaaaccagTTGAAGCGGCACTTCAACTGGTACTTGTGGTACTTCTCTGTatgcaaacaaaagaaaaggcaaCCATTTATCCCAGTTTTTGCCAGTATCATCAATAAACTTTCTCAACATTTGCTTTAATGTACCATTAAATCGTTCTACCAAACCattggtttctggatggtatgGAGTAGTACGAATACCTTTTACACCCAGTTGATCATAAAGAGTTTTCATCACTTGTCACATGAAATTGGTACCTTCTTCTGTTAGAATCGCCTTTGGGACACCAACACTGTAAAAAAGGTCTACTAATCACTGGACAATGTGTTTGACCTGCAGAAGATGTAATGGATAAACATCTGGATATCTGGTTGCATAATCACAGATTACTAATGCAAGGTTATGGCCATTACTGTTCTTAGGTAAAGAATCGCCATTGTACAAAAGActgttaattatttgttttcagccctCTAGTTTAGGTTTTcttcttcaaagtattttaggtGCAGTAATTTATTTCAGCCACTGGGTGGCTTCATGTTCAATTTTGTTACAGCTTGTTTATGGATCTGAGTAGAGTGTTACGGTTCTCAAGGCTGACTCCGTTCATAACCTCTTTCTATTGTGTGCGTCCATTGAATGTAAGTAATACTGTTGTTGATTTAGTTTGGTTTCGTAAATGTCTAAGAGCCGTAGTTGTGCTTTGTCCCGTGGAGTATTATAGTCGTTTGCTGTATTTTACTTGTATTGTTGAGAGCTAAAGTTAGCCGTTTAGCATTAAGCTATTAAGCTCGGTTAATTAGTTGCAGCTGTTATTTGTGTTACCATGTGCAATTGAAATGCGTTATTTCTCTTGTATGTTTATCGTGTGACACTATTATTTGCAGGGTTTATTATTACTATGTatgtataattattatttacattctcATAGTCAGAcattaacacatttattcattGTGGAAATTAGGGTTATTTGTGAAAGGGTTTACAGACAAATTCtcataatttgtatttgtttattgttacaggaaaccacacacacacacacacgccacacacacacctgtgccCTTATATGTATAGCTGAACCTCCAGAGCTAATTAAAACCAAGTAAAGCTCAATTCTGGACTTGGACATTCTCTTCTTTCACTAACTCACCTGAACATATATATCAGCTGTTCTAACCCGACACCCTGGAGTGATTGTTCATCCACAACTGAACCAGCTACAGTCTTCATTACAATTTTGGTCCTTCGAGCCGGATTAAGCAACCACTACAGTCAATATGTCAAGGCCACATGAGAAACATTGGAGAGATGTAAACCTCCCACAGAGATCGAGGCATGTACCATCATATCTCCAGAATTATGAGGTCAGCTATACACCAAGGCACCACATTACTGAGGAGGAGCAGCCATCTTCATCTGAAATGCGCAGATATCTTCAAAGCATGAGAGAGGAAAGCGACCAACTACGCAGAGAGGTCCAGCGTCTTACAGATATAATCCAACAATCTCCTGGACAGGCATCAAAACCTCAGTCACAGTCCAAGTGTAGAGAAGAGGACACATCTACTACACCAGCACCTACTAGTAAGCCGACGCCATATAGTGGCCACACAGGCCCACGTCAGGCAGTAAGTGCCCCCTCGGTGATTAATGATGTTCCTCCAACTCCACAAAGCCACCGACGTGACCCCATTGAGGACCTGGATCGCTGTCTGCAGGAAGTGGGATTACTCAGCAAAGATGACATTTCTCCTGTAACATCTCGAAGCTCATCTCCCTTCTCCCAAGCCAAGCCTATGGATTTCAATACTGATGATTGTATGGAACCAGAGTCATCACATCAAAGAGAGTCTAAATCACACCGTAAAGCTTGTGATAAATCATGTGATAGCAAAAGGCCACATTTTAAAGCAGCATCCAACTCTGATGTCAAGTATTATCCCAACTATGAGGATGATTATGACCGCTATAATGAGCCCTATCACCATGATGACAGATCTCACCATTATTATGGTGTCTCTCCATTCAAGTCAAGTCACCCAGACCACGGTGACGAATATGGCCCAATGAGGCCCAACCGACCAAGTAGTCCAAGCGCTCGCCATGATAGCCGCTACTAtggagcagagaggagacaATCTTCTGATTACAGGGATCACCATGATGATTACCATGCAACACTCTATGAATGTGACAGAGAGAGATGTCGGGGAGGCAGATACTCATCTGACCACCAACATTCCCCCCATCTAGATCCTTCTTTTGGTAAATCCTCAGCGCTAGAGTATTACCATGGTCCCAAACCGACTATCCCTTACTTCAAGTCCGAGGACCCTCGTGAGTTTGCCAGATTGAAACTAGCCCTCGACAACTTGCTCCCATATGACGCTCCAGAGCAttttaagtttcaaatactCACAGATCATCTCAAATGTGAAGAGGCGCTACTTATAGCCGACTCATACAGTAACAGTCCACTCCCATTTACGGACACTATAAGAGCGCTCACTGAGATGTATGGTCAACCGCAGCAGCTGGCGCTGAAGAGGATTTCTGATTTAATGGATGGACCTAATATCAGACCTGGGGACATTAAAGCATTTAAGTCTTTTGCCCTTCAAGTTCGAGCCTTAGTAGGAATGCTGCAGCAACTTGGAAGCCAAGGATGGACAGAACTGAGATGTGCATCACATGTCTCTCGTCTCCTAGTGAAGTTGCCACACGACCTAAGAGCACACTTTCATAGATTTGTGAACCCTGTTCATACTCCAGTTCCAACCCTGCTTGATCTGGCTGACTGGCTTGAGTACGAAGTACGAGTTCAAGTTAGTGGTGATCAATACAGCAGTACCTCCAATAGAGAGAGACAAGCTCCACCCAAGAGCCGACATCCTGACTACAAGTCACAAAGATCTACAGCGATTCTACTTGGCAGTCAGTCTCCTCAGTCAAAGATGAAATCAGATAGGACTCCAGCTATGAGAGAGATCTCTCAGGACAAACCAAAGAAATACTGTCCCTTCTGCGATACAGAGCTTCATTATTTGAACCAGTGCAGCAACTTCAAAATCCTGTCAGTAGAGCAGAGGACAGAGTGGATTAAAGCAAACAGACGATGCTGGCGCTGCGGTCGGGAACATCAGGCTGTCAGGTGCAATCTCAAAGCCAAGTGCAAACAATGTGAAAGGAAGCATTTGGATATCCTGCACGAGGTTAATACCAGCCAAATAAGCACAGCACCTGTCGAACCTCAACCACCTCAGCCGAGCACATGCCTAGTGAGTTCTGTTTCAGAGACACTGTACGTTGATCGGCCAGTTAGAAGCAACCAAGTGTTACTCAAGTTGTGCCGTGTCATACTCCAGAGCGGTCCAAAGGTACTAGAGACCTACGCAATACTGGATGATGGATCAGAGCGCACAATACTCCTACATGATGCTGCTCTTAGCCTGGGCCTTCAAGGGAAGCCTGAAGATCTCACACTTCGTACCGTCCGGCAAGAAGTCTGCACTATTAACGGTGCCACTGTCTCCTTCTCAGTTGCTCCAGCTTCACAGCCTAGTAAGTCATACCAGGTCAACAAAGCTTTCACGGCTAAACAGCTAAACTTAGCCTGCCATACCTACCCAGTTGAAGTTCTGCAGGAAAAGTATCGCCATCTCAGAGACATTCCGCTGCCATCCATTAAATGTGCCCAGCCATTGCTGCTGATAGGGTCAGATAACCCACATCTAGTTAcgccagtggaaccagtacgTCTCGGTCCACCAGGTGGACCTGCAGCAGTTCATACGAGGTTAGGATGGACTTTACAAGGCCCCACAAGTCTGTTATGCCATCAACTGTCTCCACAACAGTGCCTCTTCACTAAGTGCAATCCACCGGAAGCAGAGCTTCTAAGTCATGTGGAAAAGTTGTGGCAGCTAGATACGCTGCCATACAGGAGTGAACGGTTGATTACCAGGTCAAGAGAAGATTTGGAGGCAGTCCGCATACTGGAAGATAAGACCACCAGAGTAATGGTCGATGGTGTGAACAGGTATGCGACACCATTGTTATGGAAACGGGACTTCCCACCCCTCCTTTCACCTAAAGAAGCTGTCTTACCACAGCTGCGTGGGACAGAGAAACGGCTAGTAAAAGACCCAGAAAAAGCCACCATTTACTCTAGAGAAATCCACAAGCTCATTGATGCTGGTTACGTCAAAGCCATAACCCCAACTAAGGCAAAGGAGAGCAACTATTCATGGTTCATTCCACACCACATTGTTCAACACAATGGGAAGTACAGAATAGTCTTCAATTGCTCCTTCATCTTTAATGAGCAGAGCATCAATGATCACCTTCTTCCTGGGCCCACACTTGGAGCCAGTCTTCTGGGAGTCCTCCTTAGGTTCCGAGAGCACCCCGTGGCTATCAGCAGTGATGTGAAGGGAATGTTTCATCAGGTACGCCTGTTGGATGAGGATAAACCCTTCCTTCGTTTCCTGTGGAGAGATGTTAAAGTGGACCAGGAACCTACTATCTATGAGTGGCAAGTGCTCCCCTTTGGTACAACGTGCAGTCCATGTTGCGCCGCCTTTGCATTACAAAGTCATGTCCAAAAACACACAGCACCAGAGGAGGATGCCCGCCAATCAGTAGAACGTTGTTTCTATGTTGATAACTGTCTGcagagtcttcagtcagagaacCAGGCCAAGCAGCTGGTGAATCGACTGCACACAGTACTCATGGAAGGTGGATTTGAGCTCAGAGAATGGGCCAGCAATGTTCCTGCTGTCATCAAACACCTACCCAAAGAATTAAGATCAGAAAGCAGCACACTTTGGTTCACACAACAAACAGCTAACCCTCAAGAACGTACACTTGGACTGTTGTGGCAGTGTAAGTCAGACACACTCTGCTATAAGCAGCACAACCGTGACTGTCTTGAACCAACTATGCGCAACATCTATCGTCTTCTTGCCCAACAATACGATCCTCTGGGATACATTATTCCATATACGACCAGAGCTAAGATCATTGTACAGCGACTTTGGGACAAGAAGAGAGGTTGGGATGATCCCAATCTCCCTGAAGATCTGCTCCAAGCTTGGAAGTCATGGGAGGAAGAGCTTCCCCAGTTGTCCCAGATCGCTTTACCCAGATGTTACACTGACCACAACACAGATCGTAGTACCATCAGTCAGACCATCCATGTGTTTTGTGACGCATCTGAACGTGCTTATGGATCAGTGGCGTACCTGCGTAGTGATAACGGGGATGGACAGATACAAGTTGCATTCTTAGCTGCCAGATCCAGAGTTGCCCCAAAGAAGCAACTATCGATACCTCGACTCGAGTTATGCGGTGCTCTAACTGGAGCACAGTTAGCTTCAGTGCTGCTGAAAGAACTCACCATCAAGATCCAAAAAGTGGTATACTGGACTGATTCCACCACCGTACTCAACTGGCTCAAATCCAATTCCTGCAGATATAAAGTGTTTGTAGGTACAAGGGTTGCAGAGATACAGGAATTATCAGATATCAAATCCTGGCATTACATTGATTCTGCCTCCAACCCAGCAGATGATATCACCAGAGGGAAAACATTAGCCCAACTGACTGAAAAAAGTCGTTGGACTCATGGACCATCCTTCCTCCTGCAGGCATCTGATCAGTGGCCTGAATCACCAACTGACCACTTTATCGAGGAAACAGAGGAGTTGAGGAGCCCAGTATTCTGTGGTCTAACTAGCTCACCCCAACCGACTCTTCCTGACATGCAGCAGTTTAACACCTTTCAAGAGCTACTAGAAGCAACTGCAAGAGTACTCGATGGGGCGGCCAGTGACAAGTCTCCCACTGCTGATGACTATCACAAGGCTGAGTTAGCCCTTTTCAGACAGGCTCAGATGGAGAACTTCCCAGAAGAAATGACGTTACTCAAATCGGGAAAAGCTCTTCCATCTACCAGTAGAGTGCTCACACTCGCCCCTGAATATGATCAGACCTCAGGTCTAATCCGTGTTGGAGGTAGGCTCCGCCGATGTGAAAGCCTAGGTCCGGATGTACTCCATCCCATTCTACTGTCGTCCTCTCACCCTGTCTCCAAACTCCTGATCCAACATTATGACAAACAGCTGAACCACCCTGGAGCAGAGCGTGTTTTTGCTGAGCTGCGACGAAAATACTGGCTACTTAGAGGGAGAGAAGCCATCAGGAAGCACCAGCATAACTGTGTGGACTGCAGGAAATGGAGAGGCAACCCTCAAGTCCCAAGGATGGCAGATCTTCCACCCTCCAGTTTGAGGCTTTTCAAACCACCTTTCTATTCCACAGGGGTGGACTGCTTTGGTCCAATGATGGTAAAGGTGGGACGACGCAACGAAAAGAGGTGGGGAATCCTGTATAAGTGTCTTACCACCCGAGCTGTCCATCTAGACATCCTCCCAAATATGGACACAGATTCCTTCCTAATGTCACTCAGACGTTTTATATCTCGAAGAGGAAAGCCCCATGAGATCCTTTCAGACCAGGGAACTAATttcaaaggaggagataaagaATTTCAAGAAGCCTTCGGTGCCCTGGAACACTCAGTGAAGGACCAACTTGCTGCTCAACAGATTCGCTTCCGCTTTAATCCCCCGAATGCTCCGCATTTTGGTGGGTCTTGGGAACGAGAGGTTAGATCAGTAAAGAACGCCCTCCGGATTGTTCTTGGAGTTCAGTCAGTGCCAGAGGAGGTGTTGAGAACAGTCCTTATCGAAATAGAAGGTATTCTCAACTCCAGGCCGTTGGGCTATGTTTCATCTGATCTGGCCGATCCAGATCCAATCACGCCCAACTGTTTGTTGATGGGGCGGCCGGACTCCTCCCTTCCACAAGTGGTCTATCCCGAGTCTGAACTTTTAAGTCGAAAAAGGTGGCGACATTCTCAGGTTTTAACAGATCACTTCTGGAAGCATTACATCCGCCACTTTCTTCCAACATTACAagccagacagaaatggcaaaCAGAAAAGGATGACATCACTGTAGGCACTATAGTGCTTATTGTTGACCAGCAGACACCAAGAGCCCTCTGGCAAGTAGGAACAGTGACGAGCGTCATACCTGGAGCAGATGGACGCGTGAGGACAGCTGTGGTTCAAGTGAAAGGCAGGACCTTCACTAGGCCGGTTGTTCGCCTCATAAAGCTGCCAGCTCTACCTCCAGATGACTAAGACACCTAGTGGTCAAATTTGAGTATCAAATTTGGGGGCGGCTGTACAAAAGActgttaattatttgttttcagccctCTAGTTTAGGTTTTcttcttcaaagtattttaggtGCAGTAATTTATTTCAGCCACTGGGTGGCTTCATGTTCAATTTTGTTACAGCTTGTTTATGGATCTGAGTAGAGTGTTACGGTTCTCAAGGCTGACTCCGTTCATAACCTCTTTCTATTGTGTGCGTCCATTGAATGTAAGTAATACTGTTGTTGATTTAGTTTGGTTTCGTAAATGTCTAAGAGCCGTAGTTGTGCTTTGTCCCGTTGAGTATTATAGTCGTTTGCTGTATTTTACTTGTATTGTTGAGAGCTAAAGTTAGCCGTTTAGCATTAAGCTATTAAGCTCGGTTAATTAGTTGCAGCTGTTATTTGTGTTACCATGTGCAATTGAAATGCGTTATTTCTCTTGTATGTTTATCGTGTGACACTATTATTTGCAGGGTTTATTATTACTATGTatgtataattattatttacattctcATAGTCAGAcattaacacatttattcattGTGGAAATTAGGGTTATTTGTGAAAGGGTTTACAGACAAATTCtcataatttgtatttgtttattgttacaggaaaccacacacacacacacacgccacacacacacctgtgccCTTATATGTATAGCTGAACCTCCAGAGCTAATTAAAACCAAGTAAAGCTCAATTCTGGACTTGGACATTCTCTTCTTTCACTAACTCACCTGAACATATATATCAGCTGTTCTAACCCGACACCCTGGAGTGATTGTTCATCCACAACTGAACCAGCTACAGTCTTCATTACAGCCATGATATCCATGGCGATTCTTTCATAAGGAACAGTCATTATTGGTAAAGTCTGCAACTGGGCATGGTCTGAAACTTTAGTGGAGGCTACTGACAGTCATAACACGTTTAGCAGTATTCAACCACATCTTTATATAACCTTGGCCAATAAAAACGTTGAGCAACACGATTATATGTCTTTGCCTGACCATGGTACAGTGTGGCCCAAATGCAGAATTACTGAACGCTATTCTTTTGGCACAACAAGTCTGGGTTCTTCAATGTCTGCTAGATACAAAAGTTCATCCTTTATAATGAAAGGCTCTCCTGCTAAACTTTTGAACTCTACAGTACTCTCTTTTTCACCATGTTTGTGTGCTTTATTAAAGAGAGGTTTCAAAGATGGATTGTTTTCTTGACTCTCTTTAAAGTTATTAGGAATTTCCTGATTTTACTTCCTCCTTCATACAAATCATCATCTGCATCTGGCAGAGGTTCTAAGCCCTTTTTCATGGAACACGTGATGACAGCACAGGAATATGCCACAGAGTTTTCTTGAACCAAACTGTCTAGGATTGGTAAATCTTCCCCTCGGATAACATCATATGCTAACTGATTCAAAACTCAAACAGTCAACATAAAAGCTTGGTTTTCAACTTCACTAGTGACATCTGCATTTGAATACTCTTTCTGACCTCCATGAACACAAGGAATGTTTACAGGCTTGTTAAAGTTAGGCAGTACATTGCTCAACAAAGAAGATTTCATAAAGAGTTGGTGAGCTACCAGTGTCTGCAAGAGCCTTTACAGCTTTGCCATTTATCACCACATCTACCACATGTTTATGCTTATGTGGATTCAAACCATCAAAAAGTTTAGAATTATGTTCCTTTGTAGGCACCACACATACCTCTACTGACTTAGGTTTTCTTAAAGAATATAAAGAAGCTTTATGACCAGGCTGCTAACAATAGTAACAAATTAGGTTATACTGTAGGCCGGATTGTACAGGTTTCTTACCTGTGCAGGTACCTGTACCTGTCCAAGAATGACATTCACATGTCCAAGTTGTCACCATTAGCTGCATCTGGAGGTTTTACCTCCACAAACCTTGGTCTCCCCACAGTTACTCTTGACTTTGAAGGTTGTCAGTGAGCAGCCAGGTTAACGTTCAGCCAGATCTGCAGCTTCCTCTCATGTCTTTGGATTGTTCTCCTTCACCCATGTGCGGGTGTCTGGTTGAAGCACACGTAGGTACTGCTCCAAGATGATTGTTTCCCCAATCTCTTCTTTACTCCGACTGTCAGGCCGCATCCATCGCTTGTAGAGTCCCTTTAGACGACTGTAGGTTTCAGGTGCACTCTCCCACTGGTTCATTGGTGCTTTGAAATCGGTATCTGTAGGTCTATTCTGTCACATTAAACTTAGATAGCACAGCAGCTTTAATAGAGTCATAAGAGTCAGACTAGTCTTATAAGATTGAACTGAagggagattgtttaatggttaaaacagtacaaaaaaaaaaaaaaaactttagtaatgTAACCTTCTCCCGGTTACATTACTAACCTGTAGAAGAGCCTTGGGCCGGCTCTTCTAAACAGAGCCGGTCCAAGGCAAAGCAAACCAAGCAGCCGCTTAGGGCAACAAGGCCACTAAGTggccccctcagtggagctgatttatttttttttttagtaataatttctatgtcattataatatcaaaaacacactatttcactatgaagtgatttgtttttacaataatatatatttgatcatgtatgtagaaatcattattctatggataaaaacaaaaaaataaaataaattgctcttgggggcctctggtggccgcggtaggtaccgcacgttTTGCCGGTATCATGAACTGCCGCATCCAAACGTCAAAAGCTCCGACCAGAAGTTAAGTAAGCAAACAAtggacttatccttcagggagggagaaaagaaagaggaagaatagaaaaagccaagataaaggtttgttttaatttgcctTGGTAATGTAgtgtaatgtaaaagatttgtaaagcttctagcttgatagcgacctggaacgttccagttcaacagccaaacatttatgctag from Xiphophorus hellerii strain 12219 chromosome 19, Xiphophorus_hellerii-4.1, whole genome shotgun sequence encodes:
- the LOC116709266 gene encoding uncharacterized protein LOC116709266, giving the protein MSRPHEKHWRDVNLPQRSRHVPSYLQNYEVSYTPRHHITEEEQPSSSEMRRYLQSMREESDQLRREVQRLTDIIQQSPGQASKPQSQSKCREEDTSTTPAPTSKPTPYSGHTGPRQAVSAPSVINDVPPTPQSHRRDPIEDLDRCLQEVGLLSKDDISPVTSRSSSPFSQAKPMDFNTDDCMEPESSHQRESKSHRKACDKSCDSKRPHFKAASNSDVKYYPNYEDDYDRYNEPYHHDDRSHHYYGVSPFKSSHPDHGDEYGPMRPNRPSSPSARHDSRYYGAERRQSSDYRDHHDDYHATLYECDRERCRGGRYSSDHQHSPHLDPSFGKSSALEYYHGPKPTIPYFKSEDPREFARLKLALDNLLPYDAPEHFKFQILTDHLKCEEALLIADSYSNSPLPFTDTIRALTEMYGQPQQLALKRISDLMDGPNIRPGDIKAFKSFALQVRALVGMLQQLGSQGWTELRCASHVSRLLVKLPHDLRAHFHRFVNPVHTPVPTLLDLADWLEYEVRVQVSGDQYSSTSNRERQAPPKSRHPDYKSQRSTAILLGSQSPQSKMKSDRTPAMREISQDKPKKYCPFCDTELHYLNQCSNFKILSVEQRTEWIKANRRCWRCGREHQAVRCNLKAKCKQCERKHLDILHEVNTSQISTAPVEPQPPQPSTCLVSSVSETLYVDRPVRSNQVLLKLCRVILQSGPKVLETYAILDDGSERTILLHDAALSLGLQGKPEDLTLRTVRQEVCTINGATVSFSVAPASQPSKSYQVNKAFTAKQLNLACHTYPVEVLQEKYRHLRDIPLPSIKCAQPLLLIGSDNPHLVTPVEPVRLGPPGGPAAVHTRLGWTLQGPTSLLCHQLSPQQCLFTKCNPPEAELLSHVEKLWQLDTLPYRSERLITRSREDLEAVRILEDKTTRVMVDGVNRYATPLLWKRDFPPLLSPKEAVLPQLRGTEKRLVKDPEKATIYSREIHKLIDAGYVKAITPTKAKESNYSWFIPHHIVQHNGKYRIVFNCSFIFNEQSINDHLLPGPTLGASLLGVLLRFREHPVAISSDVKGMFHQVRLLDEDKPFLRFLWRDVKVDQEPTIYEWQVLPFGTTCSPCCAAFALQSHVQKHTAPEEDARQSVERCFYVDNCLQSLQSENQAKQLVNRLHTVLMEGGFELREWASNVPAVIKHLPKELRSESSTLWFTQQTANPQERTLGLLWQCKSDTLCYKQHNRDCLEPTMRNIYRLLAQQYDPLGYIIPYTTRAKIIVQRLWDKKRGWDDPNLPEDLLQAWKSWEEELPQLSQIALPRCYTDHNTDRSTISQTIHVFCDASERAYGSVAYLRSDNGDGQIQVAFLAARSRVAPKKQLSIPRLELCGALTGAQLASVLLKELTIKIQKVVYWTDSTTVLNWLKSNSCRYKVFVGTRVAEIQELSDIKSWHYIDSASNPADDITRGKTLAQLTEKSRWTHGPSFLLQASDQWPESPTDHFIEETEELRSPVFCGLTSSPQPTLPDMQQFNTFQELLEATARVLDGAASDKSPTADDYHKAELALFRQAQMENFPEEMTLLKSGKALPSTSRVLTLAPEYDQTSGLIRVGGNGEATLKSQGWQIFHPPV